The Naumovozyma dairenensis CBS 421 chromosome 2, complete genome genome segment GGATTATCATTTTGCCACTCTCTGAGCTTATAAGTTTGACCGCTTAAATCCCAATATATCCCACGACATGTGGTATATATACCATGCCTACCTTCATATAAGGGATATACACAAACGCAAAACGCACTAATGAATATCCAAATTATCATGACAACAACCCAACCAGTGAAAAACCTTTTACTGAAAATATAATGTGTACCATACATAGGCATGGGCCAAACAACCAGAAATGCTAATGCGAAAAATATACATAGAAAATACGCAATTTTTAAACCTTTAGCtaattcttgtttttcttcttctaattctcTTTGTGCAACCGTGGGATTTACATCCTCCAAAATACTACTCATTATAGTCCTCACAGCTTgtattttatcattattattattagtataaTCAGCATCATTTGTAACATCATTTTTCAACGATTTCGAAGAGGATGACACAGATTCTATATCTTGGACTACTATACCATCGATATCTTCTAAATCTTTAGCAATTTCTTCAGTTTCATCAACCCTACTAAtagttttcaatatttccCAATCAAAATTCTGTGGTTTGAAAACATAAGTTAAAATAGGAATGAAAATGCCAGGTGATAACAAGGCAACAACATTACCAGCAATCATTGGATAATCCATGAACGTAGTATCAATAGTTAGATTTGTAAATAACGATTTAGTACAAACTAACCACGACATAATTGCTAATCCAGTCCCTAAAATCGGTGAAATAATAGCAGCATGAATATTCTGTTGTTTCCAACATAATGTCAATATGACAGGTAGCACAGCACTTGAGATGATAATACCCATAATCTCATATAAATAACCAACACTCACTCCGCCAGCATTAAGTCCAACTGCAAACGCACTCATTGCTACACCGAAGAAAATACATGCTCCATGTGATGATAAGATCAATTGTTTCCCTGTTGCTTTGGGGTTAATGTAAATTCTGTAGATATCATATGTAAACACTGATGAAACGGCTATTAATTCAGCTGACATGGCAGATGTGATAGCCATGAAAACCATCAACAATGTCGCAACAGCACCACCTTTACCCAACACAGTAATAGCTGCTGCAGGTAAAACTAATCCAGCTGTTACTTGGGATGATGATAAGGGATCAGGATAAGTGGGGAAATTTGGTAATGTTTCCACAGCAAGACATGCAAACCCCATAGTCAATGAAACTAAACATGGGATTGAAAACCATGAAAGACCGCCCATAACGTATCCTGGCATACTTGCTGCTGGTGATGCAGAAATTGCCTTATTCCAATATCCATTATCTAAAAATACTGTACCAAAATTACCAACCAAATTAATAACAAGGAAAATCCCTGAAGTTCTTGATGACATGGTCATATATTCACCACCTGCATTACCCGCGACTGGATGTCTCTTGGCTGCTTCTCTAACTAAATCATAAACTTTACCTGGGGAACCTAATACATCACCTGTAGCAAACACTTTGAAGGCAAATATCatgacaataataatgataacaataGTATGCAAATAATCAGTTAAAAAAGTGGCTTTAATACCTCCAAATAAAgtgtaaataataacaccAACAGGTAGTAAGAAACATGCTGCAGTGGCACTCATTCCAGTGATATCACTAAACACAGCGGATCCCGAGGTCAATAGCATTGCAGTAACTAAAATATTAGTAGCTAAAGCAtaaaaaaggaaacaaataTGACCGTATTTCCCATAACGAGCTCTTACAATTTCTAAATAAGTATGTGCATTAGGAGCCTTTTGTTTAGTCTTAATGGCAATGATAGCGAATGCGATAATTTGGAAACATGCTCCGGCGCTATAGCTATATCCACCAAACATACCACCGGTATATTGTTTGGAGACTGAGGTTAGCAAGGTGGAGCACCAAATCCAACTTGATACTACTGCTGCGGCAACAAGTCCTGTTTTCACTGATCTACCTGCTGTAGAGAATTCTTCGGCAGATATTATTTCCTTTTGATAACGACGTAACATGTATGTCACTAGGACCATACCAAAAGCAAATACTGCACCGAGACCTAAGATGATTGCGTAGCCTGCACCTTGTGGTAAGATTGGTTTAAATTCACCCATATCTTTTTTCCTCtgttattaaaaaatagtTATTATGATACGATTTAGCGTCGTTTTTTTCccaattgaataatttttgtgTTGTCGTGCTTAATTACGAGCTGACTAGAATCAGAAATTGGCTTAAGAGGATACTCTATTTCGACACCAAAAGATGAGatcttatatatacattttaATCATCTTATGAAGAGCGTCGAAATTTTTGGTGTAGCCGTTCTGTAGTAGTAGATCCATTACTACTTTAGACATCTCTatgattcattttttttatagataAATTTAGTACAATAAAGGGAATCATCTAGCATTGATAAGATCTTGCAAAAACTGAttataaattgaatttccTACGTCTTTGGAATGCTTCAGGATCTTATCCATAGATAAAGTATTATATAGATAAGAATTTCAAGATAAGATTGTTACGGTATGCCCGTACGCAGAGTCAATACGCCcttaaaagaaaaaaatcagTCTGTGCGTTTTGCTCTTAGCGAGCCTCAAACTAGTAAGGAAAACAAGACAAGCTTTATCAATTCTTTTAGTTCTCCCCCTCATTCAAATGTAAAAGAGGCCATTGGCTAGTTACTTCAGAATTACctcttcaaataataactcTTTATGACATAAGGATTATAAGATGATAGAAATGTGTTCATAGTTTATAATCTAGAGGTATAGCAAAAGTGAGTATATAGGATATTAGATGAAACAAAAACTATCctattttttgtttgcTTAGTACCAAATAGATTATCATCATTGAGGTAAGAGGTGGACAGGTATGAAaccaattttttatatctAATCACACCCTAAGTTCTTCTTGATGTAAAGTTAGTTTACATATATTTGCATATTATCTGAACCCCGATTTAGGATTTAGCCGCCCAAACAAAAGATAGTCACAAAATTTTACTTGAACACCCGTACattcttttaataaaaaaaataaaaaagatggAAAAAGTGAAAACGTAAACTAAACTGACAGCGAAATGTCAACAAAGCTCTGGGACTCTGCTTCAGGCGCGCATGCAACTACACACTAGCTGATGGAACAATGACTGAAAGATGAGGTTTAAAACATTCAATCTTCCAAGGTTAGCCAGAAATTCTTGTAAGACAATTGGAAAAGAGAACCAAGAACTCATAAAAAGGTATATTACAATGTCTGATttccaaaaagaaaaggtcgaagaacaagaagctCCTCAAATCATCAAGATTAGAATCACTTTAACTTCCACCAAAGTTAAGCAATTAGAAAATGTTTCCAACAACATTGTCTTGAATGCTGAACAACATAACTTGGTCAAGAAGGGTCCAGTCAGATTACCAACCAAGGTTTTGAAGATTTCTACCAGAAAGACTCCAAATGGTGAAGGTTCTAAGACCTGGGAAACTTACGAAATGAGAATCCACAAGAGATACATCGATTTGGAAGCTCCAGTTAACATTGTTAAGAGAATCACTCAAATCACTATCGAACCTGGTGTCGATGTCGAAGTTGTTGTCGCCAGCAACTAAGATGTTTTTGTCTAATTTATGACTGACACTTTATcgtaatttttttgtttattctctattataatattattttcttcataattCCGTTGTGAAAAACACCTTTGCATTTGTTAAATAGAGGCTCTCTATACGCAATCACTTTCATATCtttgttcaatttttgtttggAACATATGAATAACCCACTCTAGGTAAACACAGTTTTCTTAATATACCTCTGTCTTACTATCAGTGGTTAAACTCGcatgataaaaaatatatcaattctttttgttATTCATGTTTTCTTACAAAAATGGCAAATAAATGATTGTAccatatataatatctatttgatttataataaagaaCTTTTACAGTGGAACCcattatctttttcttttctttcatatAGACGTTTTTACTGACCTCCCTCCATGCTGCTCTTACTTTCAGATGCGTGTGACATGTGCATTCAAGGAAAGTTACGTAGTATATGGAGAACCAAGTAAACATTCAATGGATGATATGTCACTAACATTTAAACAATAAAATctgaatattttatttttacacGTACATGATTACGTGGGTTACTTGATTTAATACATAGGCTAGTGTATAgattaaaaatatgattGAATTGAGAGGAACACTGAATCTTTCAGGGAAATACATAATAGCTGGAAAAAAAGTTCTGCTTTTATGAAGGAAGCACTTTCATTTTTGGAACTTTTGGTAAGAGCTTGAGATTGCGAACAAATCGGTGGATATTAAAGTCTGGCCGTTGCAGGGTACCTCGTAAAGTGTGTAACTCAAAGGAAGCACGCCATATAGACCATCTAAGTTTGTTGAAGTTTGTGGCGACCATGCTTTCAATGTTTCCCTCAGCATCCTAATATCTAGGGATAGAGAGGAAACGACGACAATTTTCCTATCACTACTGTACAATCTCTTTCACCAAAAAAGATGGTAAATAAACGTCGCGGtaatttagaaaagaaCAATCCAAAATCAAGAACATATATTAAGGATAGAAATCAGCCACTATGGCTGATAATTATATGGAGGCTCATGGGATTGTACAGTGGAACATAAAAACCAACCAACATCAACTGCAAGTTCCTTCGACAACTGTTTCATTATTTCCCGTATCGATTAGTTGGACCagaattttcaaagatgTTATCGAAAAGGCTTCATACAAATGTATTTCCATAGCTCCTGATTTGCACTCCATGTAATCTAAACCAAAATCCTGATGCAATTATCAAGGGAAGCTTCAGCATATTCCGATCAATACTTTAATCTCTTCCTCACATGATTGGAAGTAGCTGTGAATAATAGGAAAGTTCCCAGGATGTTTCTCAATTATAGTCATTATTTCTATCAACTCTTGTTAAATTTTCGTTGTCGTCTTATCCCGAGAGCTTCGAAGTCTTACCATGTCATCGAACTCCCACTATAATTTATGGCTTTGATACATGGTTCAGATCTTTCTGAAAGAGTACGAGATAATGAAACGGttgtaaataaataaaaatattcaaaaacaCCTTGAGGAGAGCTCTGTTTGTGTAATTGTTCAGCCTGTGAGTAACCTTGAAAGCAGTCCTGTTAAAACCCTTAAAGGTGATAAGTATACAAAACCCtacttttaaataattacATACGCCCAGATGTAGAGCAATCTCGCGgtgaaaattttcttcatcttccgCTAAAACAATACGCGGCTAAGGCGTCGACCtatataaaagaacaaGTATCTGAAGGAAGAGTTGTcattctattttattttattacaAGTTCTAAATGCCTTTTATTTACAAGTCTTTGCTAATTATTAAGTTCGTCTCAACAGATCAGTAAAGGAAAAGAAGCGTTTTGTGGATCAGCTCTAAAATATAGGTATATTCTAGTTATGATCgttgtttttgtttatgATGAGAAAACGTCCTTAGAGACAATGCTATAAACCCAGCTCTTcgatttatttttaatagaAATGAGAGGAATTTTTTGTCAAACGCTCTGAGATCAAACAAAAACCATCAAATCTTGcttaattcatttatttctttatcttttctttccttttgttGCCTTGAATAATGCTATATCATTGTcttgtataatatattgtttGCCAACACGGTGAATGAAACTCTTAGATTTCAAGTATGATTCATTATAAGGCATTTTTGTACCGAGCAAATCGAGATAGTGGATTATATCCGCATTGATAAACGTGTCTTCTAAATCTGTATGAATTATACCTGCTGCTTCTTTTGCGGTAGATCCCTTTCGAAGATTCCATTCTCGAACTTCCAAGGGACCGCATGTGAAAAAACTTATTAAATCAAGAGCTTTCttcatttcttgaattattaatggCATTGATGATGTCATGTCACATTCAGAAATTCTGTCTATATACTCTTTACCTACTTGATTTTTGCAATAGTCTTGAAAtccttcttcattattcgCGTCCATATACTCAATATATTTCGTTTCATATTCAGCACTAAttgttattactttatCACCTGAAGAATATTCATCTGCCCAATCAACTACACCTTTTTCGAACGGTACTTCTTTAATTGGTCGTAGTAAAAAATCTCTGGGACTAGTATTTAGTAGAATTATAGTAGGTTTGGCCGTTAAGAAATGATGcttattgataatatcaacCTCCTCTTTAGTCCAATCATCTTTATAATGGATGATTTTCTTCCCAGAATATAAATGTTGTTCTAGTCCATTTAAAAgcttaatttcttcattaacCTTCTGATACTGTAAggatttcttcttgattgCCTTTGTTTGTAAATGACTCACTGcattttctaaatattcTAGATCTTTTAAGATCAATTCATCTTGAACAATAGCTAAATCTCTCACGGGATCAATCGTCCTCTCCACATGTTCGACATCATCCTTAATGAAACCTCGAACTAAATGGAAAATCCCATCCACAAATCTAAtatcattcaaaaatttgttACCTAATCCATTCCCTTGAGATGCACCTCTAATTAACCCAGCAATATCAGTCACTGTTAAAGTAGATTTAATAGTCTTAGAACTATTATATATCTGTTGTAATTGAGTCAGCTTATCATTCGGTATCTGTATTAGACATTCTTCTGGATTTATCGTTGCAAATGGATAATTGGCAGGATTACTTAGTTTTGAGTTCGTTATGGCTTGGAAAAATGTGGATTTACCAATATTTGCTAATCCAACTATACCACTtgttaaattatttgatggTCTGCCTAAAATGTGTTTCGAGATATGTGACATCTTCTATTCGTTCTGTTACTTCCTTGTAACAAGTTTCGTTCGttatatacatataaagGAAGGTACgtatttttaaattttctcGAAGGAACGTTTTAAAATCATAAATTGCAGTATATAAAGCTAATGTATGACCGTGTTTATGCATAAGGCATTTAGTTACTATTTGTCTATTAATTGGATTAtgctttatattttatatattgtCTATAAATCATGCAAGGAATTATAGTGCTCACCCAATGCATATGTATGTTTATAATAAactaatttcaattcaggATTAGTACCTTGTTCATTCACCTTATGAGTAGCTCTACCACTCATTAGAATACTAATAGGACAATCGAAAACTTTTGATAAAGctaatatttcaatttcaccACCCCATTTAGCGGttgtttccatttctttGGTATATTCGTCGATATCTTTCAAACTCATAGTAGATTCATCGAATAAATATGGgataaaatcatttttattttcacgAATATAGTCACAAGCAAGTTTTCTCAGTTTATAAACATCCAAATCTTTATATTTAGGATTATCTTTCTCCGttatgttttttttatgACGTATTTGTAATTGATCTAAAATAGAAGCAAACAAACAATGACCATCAGGTTGAATATCAAACtctttaactttatttAGTTGGTATAAGTGATTCAATGAATCTTGTTcgatttttttcaaatcaggTTGCTTTGATGCTTCTAATCtagcttcttctttcattCTCGCTATTTCTGCATCTCTTTTTGCTAATTTCTCCTTCTGTCTATTACGACGTTTCTTTGGTTGTTGATTTAGTGCAGGTGTGGCCGTATCATCTTTCTTagttttttcttcctctcCTGCTGATAATTTCAACTGTTCAAGCAATTTTTCAGGCGTTATTTCATCTTCCTCGAATTCAACcttatcaatttcatcaatcatattattttgtgacttccattctttaatttcGTTTGAATGTTTCAACTCTAAACTCTCTTGTAATTCAATACATTTCGAATTAACTTGTTTTCTTTGAGATTTCGTAGCTTGCTTCTTCATCCCTgtgatttgattttgtaaatctttcttttctttacGATGTCTTGATAAAAGTTCctccatttttttttttttctaatattACTAGCTTCTTTGTTTGTCAGTCTGTTAAAGAGAATAAACCGTAATGACGTGAAAAAATGGTGTTCATGTAATATACAGAAATAAGCAAAAAGTTGACGTCTTCAGTTCATTATAAGAGGTAAGCTatagatttattgaataacAAAGTTACCGCTAATATTGAAACTTCTTCGAAGTATTGGAAGCCAAGAACCGagaaaaaaggaaaataaatGTGCCATAGAAAAATATAGTTTTGGGGCGAGCGGGGAATTGAACCCCGGGCCACCCGCATATTTTagaattttgaaaatccCAAAGCGGGTATCATACCACTAGACCACACGCCctaatttaatgaaatctgtaaaatatgatttGGATATA includes the following:
- the DUR3 gene encoding Dur3p (similar to Saccharomyces cerevisiae DUR3 (YHL016C); ancestral locus Anc_2.551); the encoded protein is MGEFKPILPQGAGYAIILGLGAVFAFGMVLVTYMLRRYQKEIISAEEFSTAGRSVKTGLVAAAVVSSWIWCSTLLTSVSKQYTGGMFGGYSYSAGACFQIIAFAIIAIKTKQKAPNAHTYLEIVRARYGKYGHICFLFYALATNILVTAMLLTSGSAVFSDITGMSATAACFLLPVGVIIYTLFGGIKATFLTDYLHTIVIIIIVMIFAFKVFATGDVLGSPGKVYDLVREAAKRHPVAGNAGGEYMTMSSRTSGIFLVINLVGNFGTVFLDNGYWNKAISASPAASMPGYVMGGLSWFSIPCLVSLTMGFACLAVETLPNFPTYPDPLSSSQVTAGLVLPAAAITVLGKGGAVATLLMVFMAITSAMSAELIAVSSVFTYDIYRIYINPKATGKQLILSSHGACIFFGVAMSAFAVGLNAGGVSVGYLYEIMGIIISSAVLPVILTLCWKQQNIHAAIISPILGTGLAIMSWLVCTKSLFTNLTIDTTFMDYPMIAGNVVALLSPGIFIPILTYVFKPQNFDWEILKTISRVDETEEIAKDLEDIDGIVVQDIESVSSSSKSLKNDVTNDADYTNNNNDKIQAVRTIMSSILEDVNPTVAQRELEEEKQELAKGLKIAYFLCIFFALAFLVVWPMPMYGTHYIFSKRFFTGWVVVMIIWIFISAFCVCVYPLYEGRHGIYTTCRGIYWDLSGQTYKLREWQNDNPEELHVVKSQMSAKIHKQTSRLGTLENNLDDVIEG
- the RPS20 gene encoding 40S ribosomal uS10 domain-containing protein (similar to Saccharomyces cerevisiae RPS20 (YHL015W); ancestral locus Anc_2.550), whose product is MRFKTFNLPRLARNSCKTIGKENQELIKRYITMSDFQKEKVEEQEAPQIIKIRITLTSTKVKQLENVSNNIVLNAEQHNLVKKGPVRLPTKVLKISTRKTPNGEGSKTWETYEMRIHKRYIDLEAPVNIVKRITQITIEPGVDVEVVVASN
- the YLF2 gene encoding Ylf2p (similar to Saccharomyces cerevisiae YLF2 (YHL014C); ancestral locus Anc_2.549), which codes for MSHISKHILGRPSNNLTSGIVGLANIGKSTFFQAITNSKLSNPANYPFATINPEECLIQIPNDKLTQLQQIYNSSKTIKSTLTVTDIAGLIRGASQGNGLGNKFLNDIRFVDGIFHLVRGFIKDDVEHVERTIDPVRDLAIVQDELILKDLEYLENAVSHLQTKAIKKKSLQYQKVNEEIKLLNGLEQHLYSGKKIIHYKDDWTKEEVDIINKHHFLTAKPTIILLNTSPRDFLLRPIKEVPFEKGVVDWADEYSSGDKVITISAEYETKYIEYMDANNEEGFQDYCKNQVGKEYIDRISECDMTSSMPLIIQEMKKALDLISFFTCGPLEVREWNLRKGSTAKEAAGIIHTDLEDTFINADIIHYLDLLGTKMPYNESYLKSKSFIHRVGKQYIIQDNDIALFKATKGKKR
- the OTU2 gene encoding deubiquitinase OTU2 (similar to Saccharomyces cerevisiae OTU2 (YHL013C); ancestral locus Anc_2.548); its protein translation is MEELLSRHRKEKKDLQNQITGMKKQATKSQRKQVNSKCIELQESLELKHSNEIKEWKSQNNMIDEIDKVEFEEDEITPEKLLEQLKLSAGEEEKTKKDDTATPALNQQPKKRRNRQKEKLAKRDAEIARMKEEARLEASKQPDLKKIEQDSLNHLYQLNKVKEFDIQPDGHCLFASILDQLQIRHKKNITEKDNPKYKDLDVYKLRKLACDYIRENKNDFIPYLFDESTMSLKDIDEYTKEMETTAKWGGEIEILALSKVFDCPISILMSGRATHKVNEQGTNPELKLVYYKHTYALGEHYNSLHDL